In Limisalsivibrio acetivorans, one genomic interval encodes:
- a CDS encoding cytochrome c3 family protein produces the protein MMRFITYILVITAAVIITACGGGSGDSGSPLSESRTTAPQLNEPAAHGGGIGWESDNCMLCHPAGDLKDIHEYSRTLGDSFTEIDGYDTGVCFYCHGSNGVEGITAGTYRCTHCHTDSKLTRSADLFDGHMFHDVNGDDEYNNEDCLVCHDFSDMDGRIEMDIDFTQSGSKASSTTEFCLNCHDGNGNFGVIPPSPEHGDDNIYNTYIGTGETEEEKRYTADAHGFGISSGAGFGELRGTYSADMEIPCTACHEVHTSPNSHILSENGSNAELTDDTASVADISVYENNYTELCSVCHFTEGGAETGNGLVEVVHDGPYSSNCSDCHYHGSGDSGLF, from the coding sequence ATGATGAGATTTATTACATACATACTGGTAATTACAGCGGCGGTGATAATAACAGCATGCGGGGGAGGTTCCGGTGATTCCGGCTCACCCCTGAGCGAATCAAGAACCACAGCCCCCCAGCTTAACGAACCTGCAGCCCACGGCGGCGGGATAGGCTGGGAAAGCGATAACTGTATGCTCTGCCACCCGGCTGGCGACCTTAAAGATATCCACGAATACTCAAGAACTCTGGGGGATTCCTTCACAGAGATAGACGGCTACGATACCGGTGTATGCTTCTACTGCCACGGCTCCAACGGCGTTGAAGGTATCACGGCGGGAACTTACAGATGCACCCACTGTCACACGGACAGTAAGCTCACCCGTTCCGCCGATCTGTTCGATGGACATATGTTCCACGATGTTAACGGTGACGATGAATACAACAACGAAGACTGCCTTGTCTGTCACGACTTCTCCGACATGGACGGCAGGATCGAGATGGATATCGACTTCACTCAGTCCGGCTCAAAAGCTTCCAGCACAACGGAATTCTGCCTCAATTGCCATGACGGAAACGGTAATTTCGGTGTTATCCCCCCATCTCCAGAACATGGGGATGACAACATTTATAATACTTACATAGGAACGGGAGAGACCGAGGAAGAAAAACGCTACACAGCCGATGCCCACGGCTTCGGAATCAGTTCAGGGGCAGGTTTCGGCGAACTGAGGGGGACATACTCCGCAGATATGGAGATACCCTGCACAGCCTGCCATGAGGTACACACATCCCCGAACAGCCATATCCTTTCAGAGAATGGCTCTAATGCAGAGCTGACAGACGACACAGCCTCCGTAGCAGATATATCCGTGTATGAAAACAACTACACCGAGCTCTGCTCAGTCTGTCACTTTACCGAAGGGGGCGCGGAGACTGGAAACGGTCTCGTAGAGGTTGTGCATGATGGACCTTACTCCTCAAACTGTTCCGACTGTCACTATCACGGCTCGGGGGATTCAGGACTCTTCTAA
- a CDS encoding 4Fe-4S binding protein, giving the protein MFRTSWDRRLIQLLFALVSVYAGVRFAFYLNNLKLGELDVTKPGGVEAYLPISAFMGLKQLVTTGSYDFIHPAGLTLLITFLAVSFVFRRGFCGYICPIGLLSECVSSAGMSRRLTKWISIPLSSIKYLILGYFLFVISSMSARSIDAFLSSPYNIVADAKMLHFFTNPSVTTGVVILVLAFLTLIVRNFWCRFLCPYGALMAIPGIISPMRIVRDEMSCTNCRKCTAVCPGGISVHEKSTVLHPDCIGCHDCLRVRDNERCLKMVPKDVSYRHVGLLIIAMVTVFIISAMVAGLWESRVPIEVYRSWLMRLGEISH; this is encoded by the coding sequence ATGTTCAGAACAAGCTGGGACAGAAGATTAATTCAACTTCTCTTTGCACTGGTTTCAGTATATGCGGGAGTGCGTTTTGCTTTTTATCTAAACAACCTTAAGCTCGGTGAGCTGGATGTTACAAAACCGGGAGGAGTTGAGGCCTATCTCCCAATAAGCGCATTCATGGGGCTTAAACAACTCGTAACAACAGGTAGTTATGACTTTATCCATCCTGCTGGGCTGACACTGCTGATAACCTTCCTCGCAGTCAGCTTCGTTTTTCGCAGGGGCTTCTGCGGGTATATATGCCCCATAGGCCTGCTAAGCGAATGCGTAAGCTCTGCCGGAATGAGCCGCAGATTGACGAAATGGATATCTATCCCTCTATCATCTATAAAGTATCTCATCCTCGGATATTTCTTGTTTGTCATAAGCAGTATGTCGGCCAGAAGCATAGATGCGTTCCTATCATCCCCGTACAACATTGTAGCGGATGCAAAAATGCTCCATTTCTTCACCAATCCATCTGTTACTACGGGCGTGGTCATACTCGTGCTGGCATTCCTCACACTGATTGTCCGCAACTTCTGGTGCAGATTCCTGTGCCCCTACGGTGCGCTTATGGCAATCCCCGGAATCATATCTCCCATGCGAATCGTAAGGGACGAGATGAGCTGTACAAACTGCCGTAAATGCACCGCTGTCTGCCCTGGCGGGATCTCTGTCCATGAAAAGAGCACCGTGCTCCATCCCGACTGTATAGGATGCCACGACTGCCTTCGAGTCAGGGATAACGAAAGATGCCTGAAAATGGTACCGAAGGATGTCTCTTACCGGCATGTGGGGCTTTTGATAATAGCTATGGTAACGGTTTTTATAATCTCCGCCATGGTTGCCGGACTCTGGGAATCTCGTGTGCCAATCGAGGTTTACCGTTCATGGCTCATGAGGCTGGGGGAGATAAGTCATTGA
- a CDS encoding VTT domain-containing protein has product MIEDKNDFKPISGIEGNCWKTVKTDKLIPLIDGEEYYRAVAELVLSAKRTVFIAAWDIDSRIRLIRGGDKEVTLEQVLTEAVMKNPDLEIFILSWDFAVLYALEREKLPTFKWRFGTPEQIHFELDNTHPIGASHHQKMVIADDAVAINGGMDISNVRWDTREHLPENPLRSDPMDKKYPPYHDTMLCVDSDAAEAMGELFRQRWRDAVGGELPRADKPTEYRPKNGKALVENVDISICRTFPQFRGREEVREIERVYIEMIERAEKWIYIENQYFTSYSVFEALQKRLEGENPPEVVMLLPRNSPGWLEEATMVNIRSVLLRRLVESDKRKKLHIYRPHIGVGDGGFQEIHSKTIIVDRDYLFLGSANTSNRSMGFDTECNLLLESNGEERISKGIEDMMTDLIAEHLSTEQKKVIELLNETGSLAETVQQLRGYGKTMVPLELKDVRTFERLIPDGRLLDPEKPSPLDIAADSIEETEEKKSFVKVRLAGVAVFCIAMVLLWKFSPLAEITDKETLTTALSSIENNVYAPWIMIASYVVLGFFVAPVTLLIGVTAAVFSPVTAFFVSLAGTTLSSAALYGVGRAIGGEALINLLGKRGEKFRKTMENRGILTVAILRIVPVAPFTVINAVAGAFRIGFKDFVIGTFIGISPGIFAITVLTESIKRSLIQPDPMNIALFALFLAFFVLLGWYVRKTILKRRRS; this is encoded by the coding sequence ATGATTGAAGATAAGAATGATTTTAAACCTATATCCGGCATTGAGGGTAACTGCTGGAAAACCGTTAAAACCGACAAGCTTATACCATTGATTGACGGTGAAGAATACTACCGTGCCGTGGCGGAGCTTGTGCTGAGTGCCAAGCGAACCGTGTTCATTGCCGCATGGGATATAGACAGCCGTATCCGCCTAATACGGGGAGGGGATAAAGAGGTAACCCTTGAGCAGGTGTTGACCGAGGCTGTGATGAAGAATCCCGATCTTGAGATATTCATACTTTCATGGGATTTTGCAGTCCTTTATGCCCTTGAGCGAGAGAAGCTTCCGACCTTTAAGTGGAGGTTCGGGACACCTGAGCAGATCCATTTCGAGCTTGATAACACCCACCCCATAGGTGCTTCGCATCACCAGAAGATGGTAATCGCAGATGATGCCGTGGCGATTAACGGTGGTATGGATATCTCAAACGTCCGCTGGGACACAAGGGAGCATCTCCCCGAAAACCCGCTTAGAAGCGACCCTATGGACAAAAAATACCCCCCATATCACGATACGATGCTCTGTGTGGATTCCGATGCGGCGGAGGCGATGGGGGAGCTGTTTCGTCAACGCTGGCGTGACGCCGTGGGTGGAGAGCTCCCCAGGGCGGATAAACCAACGGAGTACAGACCGAAGAACGGTAAAGCACTTGTAGAGAATGTGGATATCTCTATCTGCCGTACGTTTCCCCAGTTTAGAGGAAGGGAAGAGGTTCGGGAGATTGAGCGGGTCTACATAGAGATGATAGAACGTGCTGAAAAGTGGATATACATTGAGAACCAATACTTTACATCCTATTCTGTCTTTGAGGCTCTCCAGAAAAGGCTGGAGGGGGAGAATCCCCCCGAAGTTGTGATGCTCCTTCCAAGAAACAGCCCCGGCTGGCTGGAGGAAGCCACTATGGTCAATATCCGTTCGGTCCTGCTCAGGCGGCTTGTTGAGTCGGATAAGCGGAAGAAACTACACATATACCGCCCGCATATAGGTGTTGGGGACGGAGGATTCCAGGAGATCCATTCCAAAACGATCATCGTGGACAGGGACTACCTCTTCCTCGGCTCAGCAAATACCAGCAACCGGAGTATGGGCTTCGATACAGAATGCAATCTCCTGCTTGAAAGTAACGGTGAGGAGAGGATCAGCAAAGGTATTGAGGATATGATGACCGATCTCATTGCAGAGCATCTATCCACGGAACAGAAGAAGGTTATCGAGCTTCTGAACGAAACCGGATCCCTTGCAGAGACTGTTCAGCAGCTGAGGGGTTACGGAAAAACAATGGTTCCCCTTGAGTTGAAGGATGTGAGAACCTTTGAGAGGCTCATTCCGGACGGCAGACTTCTTGATCCTGAAAAACCCAGCCCCCTAGATATAGCGGCGGATAGCATCGAGGAGACGGAGGAGAAGAAGAGTTTCGTCAAGGTGCGTTTGGCGGGTGTTGCTGTATTCTGCATCGCCATGGTACTTCTGTGGAAGTTTTCACCGCTGGCTGAAATTACTGATAAGGAAACGCTTACTACTGCGCTCTCCAGCATTGAAAACAATGTTTATGCCCCATGGATTATGATTGCATCGTATGTTGTGCTGGGCTTTTTTGTGGCTCCTGTAACTCTCCTCATAGGTGTTACAGCCGCAGTATTCTCACCGGTTACTGCCTTTTTCGTATCCCTTGCGGGAACAACCCTGAGCTCAGCGGCACTCTATGGTGTAGGGCGTGCCATAGGGGGTGAGGCGCTGATAAACCTTCTCGGCAAGAGGGGTGAGAAGTTCCGCAAGACCATGGAGAACAGGGGGATCTTGACCGTTGCAATCCTGCGTATTGTGCCAGTGGCACCGTTTACGGTTATCAATGCAGTCGCCGGAGCATTCAGGATCGGCTTCAAGGATTTTGTTATCGGAACCTTTATAGGTATATCACCGGGGATATTCGCCATAACCGTTTTGACCGAGAGCATTAAGCGATCCCTTATTCAGCCTGATCCAATGAATATTGCATTATTTGCCCTATTCCTCGCTTTCTTTGTTCTGCTTGGATGGTATGTGAGAAAGACCATACTGAAGAGGAGGCGGAGCTGA
- a CDS encoding cytochrome c3 family protein, protein MKKRTLLILTAFIIAAVGCSKFYYRTPYLAFNHEKHVDILFQQEKDCFYCHKLPDLESFAFQGQDFKIDAELKIDGKCHDCHKDETTRVAKAPGNCKVCHDNLKTMKPDDHQADWTKLHAVPAKLDKSSCESCHSDWYCEDCHSKQKSIEDLRHPRAYKLTHSMDAMIDPGSCDVCHRTGFCIECHSR, encoded by the coding sequence ATGAAAAAAAGGACTTTACTTATACTGACAGCTTTTATTATTGCGGCGGTGGGATGCTCCAAGTTTTATTACCGCACCCCCTATCTCGCATTTAACCATGAAAAGCACGTGGACATTCTCTTCCAGCAGGAGAAGGACTGCTTCTACTGCCATAAACTCCCCGATCTTGAGAGCTTCGCTTTCCAGGGGCAGGACTTTAAGATCGACGCCGAACTTAAGATAGACGGTAAATGCCACGATTGCCATAAGGACGAAACCACAAGGGTTGCTAAAGCGCCCGGCAACTGCAAGGTATGCCATGACAACCTTAAGACAATGAAACCGGATGATCATCAGGCGGATTGGACAAAGCTCCATGCAGTTCCAGCCAAGCTTGATAAAAGCTCCTGTGAGAGCTGTCACAGCGACTGGTACTGCGAAGACTGCCACAGCAAACAAAAATCCATAGAGGATCTGCGCCACCCCAGAGCCTATAAACTAACACACTCCATGGATGCCATGATAGACCCCGGCTCCTGTGATGTATGCCACAGAACAGGCTTCTGTATCGAATGCCACAGCAGGTAA
- a CDS encoding endonuclease/exonuclease/phosphatase family protein — protein MRLVTYNVHGWVGRDGSKNPERVLGVLRDLSPDCAALQEVVLDAVPGGADAKAFIEDSTGMYAFFGQTMLREDSGYGNVFLSKRKPLKVSTHNISCSLKGCEPRGLIIAEMECSGRVLTIFATHFGLKNRERLQQAEEIAAIASRTREPMALMCDCNEWRKGRASRVLDEAFNGCCRIRSFPARFPLFALDSIRVKGVEAEHFISREGGAKTASDHLPLCAELSI, from the coding sequence ATGCGGCTGGTCACCTATAATGTCCACGGCTGGGTTGGTAGAGACGGCAGTAAGAACCCTGAGCGTGTGCTGGGTGTTTTGAGGGATCTGAGTCCGGACTGCGCCGCACTGCAGGAGGTTGTCTTGGATGCTGTACCCGGTGGTGCAGATGCAAAGGCCTTTATTGAGGATTCTACTGGTATGTATGCCTTCTTCGGTCAGACGATGCTTCGGGAGGATTCCGGTTACGGCAATGTCTTTCTGAGTAAAAGGAAGCCGCTTAAGGTATCGACCCATAATATATCATGCTCCCTCAAAGGCTGCGAGCCGAGGGGGCTTATTATCGCAGAGATGGAGTGCTCGGGGAGAGTTCTTACGATCTTCGCCACCCATTTCGGCCTCAAAAACCGTGAACGGCTCCAGCAGGCGGAGGAGATAGCCGCCATAGCCAGCAGAACAAGGGAGCCGATGGCGCTGATGTGCGACTGCAACGAATGGAGAAAGGGAAGGGCATCCAGAGTGCTCGATGAGGCCTTTAACGGCTGTTGCCGCATAAGGAGTTTCCCCGCACGCTTCCCCCTTTTTGCTCTGGACAGTATAAGGGTCAAAGGTGTTGAGGCAGAGCATTTTATTAGCAGGGAAGGGGGAGCGAAGACAGCTTCTGACCATCTTCCCCTCTGCGCAGAACTGAGTATTTGA
- a CDS encoding DUF7151 family protein, producing the protein MRKFLIVLAIPILSLMLYACGGSSGGGDNNVTDQGTHSTVANTEIIEPGETCANGGILVQTGIDLNGNGLLDESEVNAEQAVCNGNDGNDGAESLIEIVTEEPGDNCEYGGQKITAGIDSDGNGVLDESEITETEYICNTTNFADHAQGCSQGPFHCHSDLVESTKYLESVHVTHSDHITQDSPKECLACHDPFDEGYQFENFVEEGVAVVSCSACHIDLQSGLLKKEPDASGCSPEDEDGNKLCHTKFEGPSAGHFTYHPFADNITGLYEDSAHGMMEGHETGRCSVCHSDEGFREYADDYRGMGREDFRAQWDADSPVEVGESRVQCRTCHEPHSTELRTDDVTQTETLSDNSTVEATLYSAEFQLCTTCHQVFLDATYDEDANKYDYALSSDYENQRENTFYHYNKDYRDIADTHFAGNYAMLDDNDTVTSVETLDGYQIDAASPYACRQCHDVHAASKFDHMVGWHRGGHSEYKAESFNHWEGGDSDDAECFACHSGIEFVKEVVGGHAGYNNTSGNVVGCVACHDLQARNADYDPEVDGSEPFELGPRREFVDNHTFPSDITMTPEQLGEDQLCLSCHSGRNAGNDVDTYIAENPGTFNFARINPHYFVAGSTLYGTLAQIGYQYEGKMYASKFEHVATNDSCVECHSPHSTDLAITKNYAGDIDGDGVDAKTCNECHTAMTENEDARDIRMTGSNLDYDGDSNVTEGMYAEVEGLKTLLYDELIAQGVVDVGHYPYWSNITTEAQFKAAFNYKVVSNDPGMYAHNSAYAIQLLYDSIEDLGGDVSGLIRDDEAHFDASSEAFRHWDEDGEMSTSCARCHSSEGAELYYADKEAHYDLEDGTLISDESFNRKDTMGISSHLACQVCHELDEDSVITPDNAEVVEASAYTTFYKDQHTGAQVTLADKGLSNLCINCHGGRDRSAYDQVLNNTLDGSLRGPHYFVAAGTMFNNVAYEFDGKDYGTNYHLGLGGSDNGPCISCHMTGTEATDKHAFGIDFATNDTCSSCHSALYPQNQAQFDEVKAGYENAYKALEDMVIAKFDPEISHRVPAPEGGWGSTENMGAVYNMLYLHGEPGAFTHSPTYTKRIIFDSLDWLDNGALDGNIDLTGYAQAAAWMGAGDASSVSRP; encoded by the coding sequence ATGCGCAAGTTTTTGATTGTTCTCGCGATTCCGATCCTTTCACTCATGCTCTATGCATGCGGCGGAAGTTCAGGAGGCGGAGACAACAATGTCACCGATCAGGGGACCCACAGTACGGTTGCAAACACAGAGATCATCGAGCCCGGTGAAACCTGTGCCAACGGTGGTATCCTGGTACAGACCGGTATCGACCTGAACGGTAACGGTCTGCTGGACGAGTCCGAAGTAAACGCAGAGCAGGCTGTCTGTAACGGTAATGACGGAAATGACGGAGCCGAATCCCTCATCGAAATCGTAACCGAAGAGCCCGGCGATAACTGTGAATACGGCGGACAGAAGATCACAGCCGGTATCGATTCCGACGGCAACGGTGTTCTTGATGAAAGCGAAATCACTGAGACAGAGTACATCTGTAACACAACTAATTTCGCAGATCACGCACAGGGATGCTCACAAGGGCCCTTCCACTGTCACAGCGACCTCGTGGAAAGCACCAAGTACCTTGAAAGCGTTCACGTTACCCACAGTGATCACATCACGCAGGATTCACCCAAAGAATGTCTTGCATGCCACGACCCCTTCGACGAAGGCTACCAGTTTGAAAACTTCGTAGAGGAAGGCGTTGCAGTTGTTTCATGTTCAGCATGTCACATCGACCTTCAGTCTGGTCTCCTCAAGAAAGAGCCCGATGCTTCCGGTTGCTCACCCGAGGACGAGGACGGAAACAAGCTCTGCCACACCAAGTTCGAAGGACCCTCAGCTGGGCACTTCACATATCATCCCTTTGCAGACAACATAACCGGCCTCTATGAGGACAGTGCACACGGTATGATGGAAGGACACGAAACTGGCAGATGTTCAGTATGTCACAGTGATGAAGGCTTTAGAGAGTATGCAGACGATTACAGAGGCATGGGAAGAGAAGACTTCCGTGCACAGTGGGATGCTGACTCACCTGTAGAGGTTGGCGAGAGCAGAGTTCAGTGTCGTACATGTCACGAACCTCACTCCACCGAGCTTCGTACTGATGATGTAACTCAAACTGAGACACTTTCAGACAACTCCACAGTGGAAGCAACTCTCTACTCCGCAGAGTTCCAGCTTTGTACTACTTGTCACCAGGTATTCCTCGACGCAACCTATGATGAGGACGCCAACAAGTATGACTACGCACTCAGCTCTGACTACGAGAACCAGAGAGAAAACACCTTCTACCACTACAACAAAGACTACAGAGACATCGCAGATACCCACTTCGCAGGTAACTATGCAATGCTTGACGACAACGATACTGTAACCTCCGTTGAAACACTTGACGGATACCAGATCGACGCAGCAAGCCCCTACGCCTGCCGTCAGTGTCACGATGTTCACGCCGCCAGCAAGTTCGACCATATGGTTGGATGGCACAGAGGCGGACACTCTGAGTATAAAGCAGAATCTTTCAACCACTGGGAAGGCGGCGACTCTGATGACGCAGAATGCTTCGCATGCCACTCCGGTATCGAATTCGTTAAAGAAGTTGTAGGCGGACATGCCGGCTACAATAACACTTCCGGTAACGTTGTCGGCTGTGTAGCCTGCCACGACCTTCAGGCTAGAAACGCAGACTACGATCCCGAAGTTGACGGTAGCGAACCCTTCGAGCTCGGACCCAGAAGAGAGTTCGTAGACAACCACACATTCCCCTCAGACATTACTATGACGCCTGAGCAGCTCGGCGAAGACCAGCTCTGCCTCAGCTGCCACAGCGGTAGAAATGCAGGTAATGATGTAGATACCTACATTGCTGAGAACCCTGGAACATTCAACTTCGCAAGAATCAACCCCCACTACTTTGTAGCTGGAAGTACGCTTTATGGTACACTTGCGCAGATCGGTTATCAGTACGAAGGTAAGATGTATGCATCCAAGTTTGAGCACGTTGCAACCAACGACTCCTGCGTTGAATGTCACAGCCCGCACAGTACAGACCTTGCTATAACCAAGAACTATGCTGGCGACATCGACGGAGACGGAGTTGACGCTAAGACTTGTAACGAGTGTCACACAGCAATGACCGAGAATGAGGACGCCAGAGATATCCGTATGACAGGCTCCAACCTTGACTACGACGGTGACAGCAATGTAACCGAAGGTATGTATGCAGAGGTTGAAGGTCTCAAGACGCTTCTCTACGACGAACTCATCGCTCAGGGCGTTGTTGATGTAGGCCACTATCCCTACTGGAGCAACATCACAACTGAAGCTCAGTTCAAGGCAGCATTCAACTATAAGGTAGTAAGCAACGATCCCGGTATGTATGCTCACAACTCAGCTTACGCTATCCAGCTTCTCTACGATTCAATTGAGGATCTCGGAGGAGATGTAAGCGGACTCATCAGAGATGACGAAGCCCACTTCGATGCATCATCCGAAGCTTTCCGTCACTGGGATGAGGATGGCGAGATGAGCACTTCATGCGCAAGATGCCACTCTTCCGAAGGTGCAGAGCTTTATTATGCAGATAAAGAAGCTCACTACGACCTCGAAGATGGTACTCTCATAAGCGATGAAAGCTTCAACCGCAAGGATACCATGGGTATATCCAGCCACCTCGCATGCCAGGTTTGTCACGAGCTCGATGAAGACTCCGTGATAACTCCCGACAACGCAGAGGTTGTTGAAGCAAGTGCTTACACCACATTCTACAAAGACCAGCACACAGGTGCACAGGTAACTCTTGCCGACAAGGGACTCTCCAACCTCTGTATCAACTGCCACGGTGGTAGAGACAGAAGTGCCTACGACCAGGTACTTAACAACACCCTTGACGGCAGCCTCAGAGGACCCCACTACTTCGTAGCCGCAGGCACAATGTTCAACAACGTTGCCTATGAGTTCGATGGTAAAGACTACGGTACTAACTACCACCTCGGTCTCGGCGGTTCCGATAACGGTCCCTGTATCTCCTGTCACATGACTGGTACAGAAGCAACAGACAAGCACGCATTCGGTATCGACTTCGCAACTAACGACACTTGCTCTTCATGCCACAGCGCACTCTATCCCCAGAACCAGGCTCAGTTCGACGAGGTTAAAGCTGGATACGAGAACGCCTACAAGGCACTTGAGGACATGGTTATCGCCAAGTTCGACCCCGAAATCAGCCACAGAGTTCCCGCTCCTGAAGGCGGCTGGGGCTCTACAGAGAATATGGGTGCGGTATACAACATGCTCTACCTCCATGGAGAGCCGGGTGCATTCACACACTCACCCACGTATACCAAGCGCATTATTTTCGACTCGCTTGACTGGCTCGACAACGGTGCTCTTGATGGAAACATCGACCTCACAGGCTACGCTCAGGCAGCTGCCTGGATGGGTGCTGGTGATGCTTCCTCAGTATCAAGACCCTAG